The following proteins are encoded in a genomic region of Phalacrocorax carbo chromosome 2, bPhaCar2.1, whole genome shotgun sequence:
- the DCAF13 gene encoding DDB1- and CUL4-associated factor 13: protein MRVKVLSRNPDDYVRETKLDLQRVPRNYDPALHPFEVPREYTRALNATKLERVFAKPFLSSLDGHRDGVNCMAKHPKSLSTVLSGACDGEVKIWNLTKRQCIRTIQAHEGFVRGMCARFCGTSFFTVGDDKTVKQWKMESPEYGEEEEPIHTILGKTVYTGIDHHWKEAVFATCGHQVDIWDEQRTSPMCSLTWGFDSISSVKFNPIETYLLGSCASDRNIVLYDMRKSTPLKKVILNMRTNTLCWNPMEAFIFTAANEDYNLYTFDMRFLESPVMVHMDHVSAVLDVDYSPTGKEFVSASFDKSVRIFPVDKGHSREVYHTKRMQHVITVKWTSDNKYILCGSDEMNIRLWKANASEKLGVLAPREKAAMNYNQKLKEKFQYHPKIRRIAQHRHLPKSIYCQIKEQRIMREARRRKELNRRKHSKPGSMPLVSERKKHIVAVVK, encoded by the exons ATGCGGGTCAAGGTGCTGAGCCGGAACCCCGACGACTACGTCCGTGAGACGAAGCTGGACCTGCAGCGCG TTCCAAGAAACTATGACCCTGCATTACACCCATTTGAGGTTCCGCGAGAGTACACAAGAGCTTTGAATGCAACAAAGCTAGAACGTGTATTTGCAAAACCCTTTCTTAGCTCACTTGATGGCCACAGAGATGGAGTTAATTGCATGGCCAAACATCCAAAGAGTTTGTCTACAGTGCTATCTGGAGCATGTGATGGAGAG gttAAAATTTGGAACCTGACCAAACGACAGTGTATTCGTACTATACAAGCCCATGAAGGCTTTGTTCGAGGCATGTGTGCTCGTTTCTGTGGTACATCGTTCTTTACT GTTGGCGATGACAAAACTGTGAAGCAGTGGAAAATGGAGAGCCCGGAAtatggagaggaagaagaacCTATTCATACAATACTTGGAAAG acagtGTACACAGGAATTGATCACCACTGGAAGGAAGCTGTTTTTGCCACCTGTGGCCATCAAGTGGACATTTGGGATGAGCAAAGAACAAGTCCCATGTGTTCTCTGACATGGGGTTTTGATAGCATAAGCAGTGTAAAATTTAATCCCATTGAG acaTACCTTTTGGGAAGCTGTGCTTCTGACAGAAATATTGTGTTATATGATATGAGAAAATCGACTCCATTAAAGAAG GTTATCTTGAACATGAGGACAAATACACTGTGTTGGAACCCCATGgaagctttcatttttactgcAGCAAATGAAGATTACAA cttataTACTTTCGATATGCGCTTTCTTGAATCACCCGTGATGGTGCATATGGATCACGTGTCTGCTGTTCTTGATGTGGATTATTCACCCACTGGGAAAGAATTTGTCTCTGCCAGCTTTGATAAGTCTGTCCGCATTTTTCCTGTAGACAAAGGTCACAGCAG GGAGGTGTATCATACAAAACGAATGCAGCACGTCATCACTGTAAAATGGACTTCAGATAACAAATACATTCTATGTGGCTCAGATGAGATGAATATTCGTCTGTGGAAAGctaatgcttctgaaaaactgGGAGTG CTTGCACCACGAGAGAAGGCAGCTATGAATTACAATCAGAAGCTGAAGGAGAAGTTCCAGTATCACCCAAAGATCAGGCGCATCGCTCAACACCGTCACTTGCCCAAAAGTATATATTGCCAAATCAAGGAGCAACGTATCATGAGAGAAGCTCGTCGGCGAAA GGAACTGAATCGTCGTAAGCACAGCAAACCAGGATCTATGCCACTTGTGtcagagaggaagaaacataTTGTTGCAGTagtgaaataa